Genomic window (Candidatus Zixiibacteriota bacterium):
TCCGGCATGGGCCGGCGCGCGATTGAGGCGCTGAACAGCGAAGGTGTCCGGATTTATTACGCTGAGACACCCAGTGTGCGAACACTCATCGATCGCATCAAGGCCAATGATCTGCGGGTCGTCGACCCAGCCCGTGCCTGCCGCGGACGCGGACAGCACCAGCGTGCCAACAACGATTCCGGCTGTCACGGCCACGGCTTTGGCGGCGGGTTCTAACCGAGTTTTAGTCTGC
Coding sequences:
- a CDS encoding NifB/NifX family molybdenum-iron cluster-binding protein yields the protein MLTCIPTNGSAGRDDTVCEHFGSAPYFTLYNSENDQIEVVANRNSHHSHGTCHPMTQLARFHVDAIVCSGMGRRAIEALNSEGVRIYYAETPSVRTLIDRIKANDLRVVDPARACRGRGQHQRANNDSGCHGHGFGGGF